In a single window of the Verrucomicrobiota bacterium genome:
- a CDS encoding glutamine--tRNA ligase/YqeY domain fusion protein — MSADDSTSKTDFIRKIIAEDLASGKHDTIVTRFPPEPNGYLHLGHIKSICLNFGIAQENPGARCHLRMDDTNPAKEESRYVQSMIEDIRWLGFDWGENFFFASDYYEQLYQWAEELIEKGLAYVDEQSGEQIRATRGTLTEPGTPSPHRKRPASESLALFRRMKAGEFATGALVLRAKIDMASPNLNLRDPVLYRILHATHHRTGDTWCLYPLYDFAHPLSDAIEHITHSLCTLEFEDHRPLYDWFVEHCSTPARPRQIEFSKLNFTYTLLSKRRLLRLVEEGHVESWDDPRMPTISAVRRRGYPARAFHKLIEKVGVTKFAGTTDLALLEHAVREELNAIAPRAMAVLKPLKVTLTNWPADKVIEVHAPLNPEQPELGQRTIPFSRQLWIEQDDFLEEAPRKFFRLKPGGEVRLRGAYVIRCQEVVKDQSGQVLELKCTADLETLGKSPEGRKVKGVIHWVSTAQATPATVRLYDRLFTAEDPTAGETDFTEHLNPKSLEVLENCLLEPHLAQQAKPGQPWQFERLGYFCLDTQDSHPDALVFNRTLPLRDSWAKEKKKG; from the coding sequence ATGTCCGCCGACGACTCGACCAGCAAGACCGACTTCATACGCAAAATCATCGCCGAGGACCTCGCCTCCGGAAAGCATGACACCATCGTGACGCGGTTTCCGCCCGAGCCGAACGGCTACCTCCACCTCGGGCACATCAAGTCCATCTGCCTGAACTTTGGCATCGCGCAAGAAAACCCGGGCGCCCGTTGTCACCTCCGCATGGACGACACCAACCCGGCCAAGGAAGAAAGCCGTTACGTCCAGTCCATGATCGAAGACATTCGCTGGCTCGGCTTTGACTGGGGCGAGAACTTTTTTTTCGCGAGCGACTACTATGAGCAGCTCTACCAGTGGGCCGAAGAACTCATTGAGAAAGGCCTCGCCTACGTCGACGAACAAAGCGGAGAGCAGATCCGGGCCACCCGGGGCACCCTGACCGAGCCGGGCACGCCCAGCCCCCATCGAAAGCGCCCCGCGAGCGAAAGCCTCGCTCTCTTTCGGCGGATGAAAGCCGGAGAATTTGCAACCGGTGCCCTCGTCCTCCGGGCCAAGATCGACATGGCCAGCCCGAACCTCAACCTTCGGGACCCCGTCCTCTATCGCATCCTGCACGCCACCCACCACCGCACGGGCGACACCTGGTGCCTCTACCCGCTCTACGACTTCGCGCACCCGCTCTCGGATGCCATCGAGCACATCACCCACTCTCTCTGCACGCTGGAGTTCGAAGACCATCGGCCGCTCTACGACTGGTTTGTGGAGCATTGCAGCACCCCGGCCAGGCCCCGGCAGATCGAATTCTCGAAGCTCAATTTCACCTACACCCTTCTGAGCAAACGACGCCTCCTCCGCCTGGTCGAAGAAGGGCACGTCGAAAGTTGGGATGACCCCCGCATGCCGACCATCTCGGCCGTGCGGCGTCGCGGCTACCCCGCGCGCGCCTTCCACAAGCTCATCGAAAAAGTGGGCGTGACCAAGTTCGCCGGCACGACCGACCTGGCCCTCTTGGAGCACGCCGTGCGGGAAGAACTCAACGCCATCGCTCCCCGCGCCATGGCCGTCCTCAAGCCTCTCAAAGTCACCCTGACCAACTGGCCGGCTGACAAAGTCATCGAAGTGCACGCCCCCCTCAACCCCGAGCAACCCGAACTCGGCCAGCGAACGATCCCCTTCAGTCGCCAACTCTGGATCGAGCAGGACGACTTCCTGGAAGAGGCCCCTCGAAAATTTTTCCGCCTCAAGCCCGGAGGCGAAGTCCGCCTGCGCGGCGCCTACGTCATCCGATGCCAAGAAGTGGTCAAGGACCAGAGCGGCCAGGTCCTCGAATTGAAATGCACGGCCGACCTGGAAACGCTCGGAAAAAGCCCAGAAGGCCGAAAGGTCAAAGGCGTCATCCACTGGGTCAGCACCGCCCAAGCCACCCCCGCCACCGTCCGCCTCTATGATCGGCTCTTCACCGCCGAGGACCCGACGGCCGGAGAGACCGACTTCACCGAACACCTCAATCCTAAATCGCTCGAAGTGCTCGAAAACTGCCTCCTCGAGCCCCACTTGGCGCAGCAAGCGAAACCGGGCCAGCCCTGGCAGTTTGAACGTCTCGGCTACTTCTGCCTCGACACCCAGGACAGCCACCCCGACGCCCTTGTCTTCAACCGCACCCTCCCCCTCCGGGACAGTTGGGCCAAGGAAAAGAAAAAGGGCTAG
- the rsmD gene encoding 16S rRNA (guanine(966)-N(2))-methyltransferase RsmD, protein MRIVAGSAKGRTLRVPREATRPTTDRVREAIFSKLMWDLEGARVVDLFAGSGALGLEALSRGALFAELVESERQACGVIQANAERCGLASQARTLATDVFRFLRGAPVAGWDLVFADPPWQTEEQPVDLAGQLLRSEGLRRGLKAEGLLVLEQQADWEWGEGEAFWERFDERSYGKSAIHYFRPRKAQS, encoded by the coding sequence GTGCGAATTGTAGCGGGCAGTGCCAAGGGGCGGACACTCCGGGTGCCAAGGGAGGCGACCCGACCCACGACCGACCGGGTGCGCGAGGCCATTTTCAGCAAACTGATGTGGGACTTGGAAGGGGCGCGAGTGGTCGATCTCTTTGCCGGCTCGGGGGCGCTCGGGCTGGAGGCCTTGAGTCGGGGTGCCCTTTTCGCCGAGTTGGTGGAGTCCGAGCGGCAGGCCTGTGGGGTGATCCAAGCCAATGCAGAGCGCTGCGGCTTGGCCTCGCAAGCGCGCACCCTTGCCACGGATGTGTTTCGTTTTTTGCGAGGCGCGCCCGTCGCAGGGTGGGACCTGGTCTTTGCCGATCCGCCCTGGCAGACGGAGGAACAACCTGTCGATTTGGCGGGACAACTTTTGAGGAGTGAGGGCTTGCGTCGAGGTCTCAAGGCGGAGGGCCTCTTGGTGCTGGAGCAGCAGGCGGACTGGGAGTGGGGGGAGGGAGAGGCTTTCTGGGAGCGTTTCGACGAGCGCTCCTACGGGAAGTCCGCCATTCATTACTTCCGTCCGAGGAAGGCGCAGTCGTGA
- a CDS encoding glycosyltransferase N-terminal domain-containing protein yields MKRALLLLVYNLLLPLGLLLLLPGFFSKMGRRGGYSGRFGDRFGCYPETVLSAVRGGRVIWMHAVSVGEVNVARKVAVQLRRREPETAVVLSTTTATGFQVASQEPAVVAIYSPVDLPGVAARCLKALQPTQLVFVEGELWPNWLEAARRRGIPCCLINARLSPRSEARFRKFQAVVRPLYAQLAWVGVQFPAEVALWKQLGPSSVWVSGSVKYDWSENALPEEGKRREIASWLERVFPDRAGAPVVLFSSSSPGEEQLLAEAVDLLPSDCSVRLVLVPRHMERREEVRADLQTLGWEAVLKSREQSPSQGKRALVVDTTGELGAWTAFADLVVIGKSFLGRGGQNPVEAMAAEKAVLTGPFMENFRDLMEALVAEGGVTVLREVRAGSLAQELAALLGDPERCQRQGARAKKALAPHVGATARTADWILEREEILLAQNGPADSFSAP; encoded by the coding sequence GTGAAGCGGGCTCTTTTGCTCCTGGTTTACAATCTGCTGCTGCCGCTCGGCTTGCTGCTGCTTTTGCCGGGCTTTTTTTCCAAGATGGGGAGGCGAGGTGGCTACTCCGGGCGCTTTGGAGATCGCTTCGGGTGCTACCCGGAGACGGTTCTTTCGGCGGTGCGGGGTGGCCGGGTAATTTGGATGCACGCGGTGAGTGTGGGCGAGGTCAATGTCGCCCGCAAGGTGGCCGTTCAGCTCCGGAGACGGGAACCGGAAACCGCCGTGGTGCTATCCACGACGACGGCGACCGGCTTTCAGGTAGCGTCCCAAGAGCCGGCCGTGGTGGCCATTTACAGTCCGGTCGATCTGCCGGGGGTGGCGGCACGCTGCCTCAAGGCCCTGCAGCCAACTCAGCTCGTTTTCGTGGAAGGCGAGCTCTGGCCAAATTGGCTGGAGGCAGCCCGCCGAAGAGGGATTCCCTGCTGTCTCATCAACGCCCGCCTGTCGCCTCGATCAGAGGCGCGCTTTCGCAAATTCCAGGCGGTGGTGCGTCCGCTCTACGCGCAGCTGGCCTGGGTCGGGGTGCAGTTTCCGGCGGAGGTGGCTCTCTGGAAGCAGCTGGGGCCGTCTTCGGTCTGGGTCTCGGGCTCGGTCAAGTATGATTGGAGTGAGAACGCGCTCCCTGAGGAGGGGAAGCGAAGAGAGATCGCCAGTTGGCTGGAGCGGGTTTTCCCTGATCGAGCGGGCGCGCCGGTCGTGCTGTTCTCCAGTAGCAGCCCCGGGGAGGAGCAGTTGTTGGCGGAGGCGGTCGATCTTTTGCCCTCTGACTGCTCGGTCCGCTTGGTTTTGGTGCCGCGGCATATGGAGCGGCGTGAGGAAGTTCGGGCTGATCTGCAAACGCTGGGCTGGGAGGCGGTCCTCAAGTCGAGGGAGCAGTCGCCCAGCCAGGGCAAGCGGGCCCTGGTGGTCGACACAACCGGCGAATTAGGCGCTTGGACCGCTTTCGCGGATCTGGTGGTGATTGGGAAGAGTTTCCTCGGGCGGGGAGGGCAGAATCCAGTGGAAGCCATGGCGGCCGAGAAGGCGGTTCTGACCGGGCCCTTCATGGAGAACTTTCGCGATCTCATGGAGGCGCTGGTGGCGGAGGGGGGCGTGACGGTTTTGAGAGAGGTCAGGGCCGGCAGCTTGGCCCAGGAGTTGGCTGCGCTTTTGGGCGATCCGGAGCGCTGCCAGCGGCAAGGCGCGAGGGCCAAGAAGGCGCTGGCCCCTCATGTGGGAGCCACTGCCAGAACGGCGGATTGGATCCTCGAGAGAGAAGAAATTCTTCTTGCACAAAACGGCCCAGCGGATAGTTTCTCCGCCCCGTGA
- a CDS encoding M14 family metallocarboxypeptidase, which yields MRFLPPFAHSPHDFEALLQAWRTLAERRGWALEPFAEVEGYPLVRLRVPAPSPETEPVYLSAGVHGDEPAGVWALLEWAESLKEPLAAEVVPCWNPWGFARNLREDARGRDLNRCFDDFDSSPVREWAQWALGIPYRLVLCLHEDYDGHGVYLYEHGLSSSEPVGERMQEASSIPADPRAEIEGLPAEGGLLRPEGLPEDLEGLPEAVVVFDAGAQRVVTIETPSELGLRERIEAQVRMIRSVV from the coding sequence ATGCGGTTTCTTCCCCCTTTTGCGCATTCTCCTCACGACTTTGAGGCGCTCCTGCAGGCTTGGCGGACCTTGGCAGAGCGGCGGGGTTGGGCGCTGGAGCCATTCGCGGAAGTCGAGGGGTATCCGCTGGTTCGCCTGCGCGTCCCGGCGCCCAGCCCGGAGACCGAGCCGGTCTATCTGAGCGCGGGGGTTCATGGAGACGAACCGGCGGGCGTTTGGGCCCTGCTGGAGTGGGCCGAGTCTCTCAAGGAACCGCTGGCGGCTGAGGTGGTCCCTTGCTGGAATCCTTGGGGCTTTGCCCGCAACTTGCGAGAGGATGCCCGGGGGAGGGATCTCAATCGCTGCTTCGATGATTTCGATTCCTCGCCGGTCCGGGAGTGGGCCCAGTGGGCCTTAGGCATTCCTTACCGCCTGGTGCTCTGTCTTCACGAGGACTACGATGGGCATGGCGTCTACCTTTACGAGCATGGTTTGTCCAGCTCGGAGCCGGTGGGGGAGCGGATGCAAGAGGCCAGCTCCATTCCAGCCGATCCGAGGGCTGAGATCGAGGGCTTGCCGGCGGAGGGTGGCCTGCTGCGGCCGGAGGGTCTTCCCGAGGATTTGGAGGGGCTGCCAGAGGCCGTGGTGGTTTTCGATGCCGGGGCCCAGCGGGTGGTCACGATCGAGACGCCTTCTGAGTTGGGCTTGCGGGAGCGGATCGAGGCGCAGGTGCGCATGATTCGCTCGGTCGTTTGA
- a CDS encoding ankyrin repeat domain-containing protein: MSRSLWWLGFLWLSACGDVQEGALETLSQTGYRLTADELQRAVLREDPSLLQRFFEAGMAVDAVGSDGETALQHAAKNGREAALQLLLEEGADGERLDAAGRSPLMGAAAIGAVPGVRLLLKEGVEVGLKDAQGWSALTLAAHGGHAETVEVLAPFARDSLDDGLLLAALAGRVETVDVLLSKGANVLARQPGGGQRSALMLASLGGHRATVDLLLLHGANPYALDAELRTAGQLAAGAGQEELAAFLNRPPSAWAEAAATLPLEEGLSPEGDPVVVDEVAGAKRSLRRLDGLELAPESEGPAEGAAPMIEMREYRERPLPVLVAEVREEEADVRLLFEDHRVVRVATGQVLPGTRFRLVATQLRRGASKSGGGQWVDLSTVVVEDTVTGETRRFLKGIEAASGDPYAVVARPGEEGPLLQARVGDVFSENGRRYEVVEIRPTQFIIEAMQSRERLTIRLSDR; the protein is encoded by the coding sequence ATGAGTCGGTCCCTTTGGTGGTTGGGCTTTTTGTGGCTCTCGGCTTGCGGGGATGTCCAAGAGGGGGCCCTGGAGACGCTTTCCCAGACGGGCTATCGATTGACGGCGGACGAACTTCAGAGGGCGGTGTTGCGGGAAGATCCCTCTTTGCTGCAACGATTTTTCGAGGCGGGCATGGCGGTGGACGCTGTGGGCTCCGATGGAGAGACCGCTCTCCAGCATGCGGCCAAAAACGGAAGGGAGGCCGCTCTCCAGTTGCTGCTGGAGGAGGGGGCGGACGGGGAAAGGTTGGATGCCGCGGGGCGCAGTCCTCTCATGGGCGCTGCTGCCATCGGGGCTGTTCCTGGTGTCCGCTTGCTTTTGAAGGAAGGGGTGGAGGTGGGGCTCAAGGATGCCCAAGGCTGGAGCGCGCTCACGCTGGCTGCCCATGGGGGCCACGCGGAGACGGTGGAGGTTTTGGCGCCCTTTGCCCGGGATTCGCTTGATGATGGGCTTCTTCTGGCGGCGCTGGCGGGTCGAGTGGAGACCGTCGATGTCCTCCTGAGCAAAGGCGCCAATGTGCTAGCCCGCCAGCCGGGTGGCGGCCAGCGAAGTGCCCTGATGTTGGCCTCTCTGGGAGGGCATCGGGCGACGGTGGACCTTTTGCTGCTGCATGGTGCCAACCCCTATGCGCTCGATGCCGAGTTGCGCACGGCGGGGCAGCTGGCGGCCGGCGCCGGGCAAGAGGAGTTGGCCGCTTTTTTGAACCGTCCTCCGAGTGCGTGGGCGGAGGCGGCGGCTACCTTGCCCTTGGAGGAGGGCCTTTCTCCGGAAGGGGATCCGGTGGTGGTGGATGAGGTGGCGGGGGCCAAGCGTTCTTTGCGTCGCTTGGACGGCTTGGAGCTGGCCCCCGAGAGCGAAGGACCAGCGGAGGGGGCAGCCCCCATGATCGAGATGAGAGAATACCGCGAACGCCCCTTGCCCGTTTTGGTGGCGGAAGTTCGCGAGGAGGAAGCGGATGTCCGCCTGCTTTTTGAAGATCACCGGGTGGTGCGGGTGGCCACGGGCCAAGTTCTCCCTGGGACGCGGTTTCGTCTGGTGGCCACCCAGCTCCGGCGGGGCGCTTCCAAGAGTGGCGGAGGGCAGTGGGTGGATCTTTCGACGGTGGTGGTCGAGGACACGGTGACCGGGGAGACCCGGCGCTTCCTCAAAGGAATCGAGGCGGCCAGTGGGGATCCTTACGCGGTGGTGGCCCGCCCAGGAGAAGAAGGGCCGCTTCTCCAAGCCCGGGTGGGAGACGTTTTTTCGGAGAATGGCCGACGGTATGAGGTGGTCGAGATTCGCCCCACGCAATT